One Citrus sinensis cultivar Valencia sweet orange chromosome 5, DVS_A1.0, whole genome shotgun sequence genomic window, GTTCCCTGATCTGTTGTCCAACTCTAGCTAGTACCAAATGTTATACGACTcaacttatttttaacaagaagtaaagcaaaataaaaatgattatatgatAAACAAGTTggttttaaagaataattttagcATTTCAAGGACCAACTCCCAAACAAAACCCATCAATttgctaaaataattttgaagactttaattattgattatagTGCTAGTTTAGATACTAGCTAGCTTACACTTAAAGGTTAATTATTAGATCAAAGAAAACGAAAAActcaaaaagataaatttcatattatcctCTTATGAATTGACTATTTTAAATCATCCCcttacttttgaaaatatcaaGTTATACCCATTTTGGTTCAAAAGATAGGGGAAAAATGGTGGTGtgttgatgaattttttttgtccttttttgtATTCTTGATAAAAATGGGgggtaaattaaaattttaaaaaaataagagaataatTTGAAGATAGTCAATTCATGAAAGGTAATTCGaaattaaccaaaataaatacaaaatgaaataaaacatatagTAATCATTGTGAATGATCGTAGCAAGTAACAAGTCTTAGAATTAAGTCATGTTTTCCATAGATGACGTTAAAATTTAGTTGTAATTCCTCAAAATCAATACACTAGTTTGCCCATTTTTCTCAAGACATTTTACAGATAAGGAAAATGTAATTCTCAGATTATGCAATAATGTATTAGAAAGCTAAAAGCAAAACGTACACAAATTAAGCAAAGgctttataaaagaaattaacaaatGGGAGATgagagaaattattttaacctAAATGATAAactctgttttatttttattttttacaaaaactcttatttttaagagagagaaaaagcgTAAAGAAAGCCAAAAGCTagtgtttttaaattttagaaactcAAGAGATTTTTAGGACAATCAAAtgattaggaaaaaaaagaaagaaagaaaaagaaaagtctgGTCGCTTTTACGCCAAGAGAGGCTCCTCCTTGTTTTGCACTAATCACCTCAactattttaagccactaccATATATATACCAACCTAAATTAAGCCATAGCATTCACATACCTTGTCCGTCCCAATGCCTCCTTACTTCTCCAACCACTTCATAAATCTTTGGATCTCCTTTGCATTCCATAAAGCAACAGGACACATCGATGAGTCTCTTTGTACTTTCCAATACGCTACAGAATTTATGTACAAGATCTGCGCGAATATGCATCAATCGTTACGCTATGCCATTGGATATAATTGAGCCACCTCATACAAGttcttaagaaattaaataaatacatcaaAATTCAATAGCAAAGCAAAAGGGCTGACTCATTCATTCGACCTTACCTGCAGATACAGTAAACATCCTCCTATATGTGCAAGTTTCTCTTGCTTGTATCTCATTATTCCTTGCATAAGCCTACCAAAGCAGAAGGTTGCCCAATTCCTGTACCTGATTGTGTTAACATCCTTGATCGACAATAGGAAGGACGAGCATATATTCACTCCACCAGTCGGACAGAGCATTGAATGAAGTGTAAATAGTGTGAATATGACTTTGAATTCATCATCTGCTTGCTTTGACTCGCCTAACATTTCAGCCAATTTCTTAATGTTTATACCATTAGATGTTGCATCAAACCTATCTAAATATCCGGAAACTTCTTTCTTGTCCCCATTTAATTCCACATGCATTCCTCGGTCTGAGATCCCCATTACATACCCAAAACTCTGTGGACTAAGCTCCAATCTTTTCCATGAACTAATAAAGTCGACCTTGCAATATCAACCCTGTCTACTAACcaatcacataatttttttttcaaccgACCACAATTTAACTCAATAAGTTTACCAAATCCCAAAGAGCATGCAGCAGCTTTTTGTTCCGCTGTCAGGTTGGCAACCACTACCGCAAATCGCTCCGACACACACCTTGATACAAACTTCGGTTTCTCCCCTTTAACATGCGCCACCGCTCCCTGGCCTACGCGTGTGTACTTGCACTTCTTTCCAGGCGGCAGATTCCTGAAGGCCAttccaatttcttttctcatcTGCATTAAATTCGTTACAATATATCCATTAGGTAACCCCGCCAGTTGCATCACAAAAGGTTTGGTATTTTCAACAGACTCCCGAAATAATTTGACTGCActttgtattttgacataattttttttaccctcTTAAACTCACCTCATTGGTGATGCGCGCTCTTGCATCCTTGGCCTTTATCTTCTGAACAGCTTCTCCACTGCATAAACcacaaaagtaaatatataatcaacaattttttttccctagtttctcaaaattttcgaAATCTAGTCACCAAACAAATATAGCTGCTCGAACTTGAAAGCCACTCGACAGGCCCCTAGGGGCAAACTTATAGTCAACATGATCATCGTGACccatatcccaaaaaaaaatgataataataatttgcaatCACGATCGACATTACTTACAAATAAGATATTGTTGGtgaattataagaatatggaggcaaagaacaaagaatatttcttaggatttgagacgtgtttgcacactttcctttaaggttttatttgccctctccaatcttggtttgctatagagtattaatggcaaattacccccaagatatatcaaatcctgaatacaatctctagcaaataagattgtatttccagaacatatatgaaacctacaaaatctgattttttttttatcttattgtatgtctttctttttatgaataagatgtttatttgaaagaatacaaccattagaaatggtacttcttcgaaaaaactcttttggtttgaaaatgCATCGATTTACAATTGAAATCTTTTCAATCTTGCTAACCGTTTTCCAATTGACAactttctggaaataaacggttagccgttttctcaataaacggtgagccgtttattCTAGGacataaaacatgctctctaGACTTAAACGGTAAGCCGTTTTCACCataaacggtgagccgtttattCCAGAACaaaaaacatgctctctggacttaaacggttaaccgttttctcaataaacggcaaaccgttttcgtccagaatatcaaaccaaacaaacttgaaagatgttacaatctctcttacaaTCCCCACtagattgtaatatttttcagatttattaatgataaacttATACATACAAAAGGTATCTTTCGATTTTAACCTTTAATTAGTGAGTGTATTTCAAAGCATTTACAAGACAATAGTGTGCTAAGCATTAAACTTTGTCTCTTAAGTAAATACCGGAGATACATCACATATAAGCTATCCCAGATTTCAAAGTTGTGTTCCAATAGTTAGCACTATTCCGGCCTTGTGCTCTATCTTGGATTCATGAACATTTACAAGATTAAACCATGACCTTGTTAGAAACGACACCATTTCTTATGTTCACTTAGGTGAAGTTTCAAATCATGTCTTTAGCTACTAAAAGACTTGAACTTCATTAAGAGTAAATACTCAACCTCAACCTCGTAGCTATTTGCACCGAATATCTCGAATGGGATTATTTATTACTCGGTGTCAAACCAGTCACATAACAACAACTTGTTATTACCCATTTAACTATGGAGTAGCGGTATAACTACTACATAGTTGGGTTACCGTCGTTGGTGactttattatataaaggTTTCAATCCCATTCCATAAGATGTATCCTTAACTAAGTCTCTTGAAAGACCTTTTGTTAAAGGATCTGCTAGGTTCTTATTAGTCCTaacataaacaatattaataacaccATCTGCTATTAATTGTTTCACATATTCATGTCTTAAGCTAATATGTCTAGACTTTCCATTATACACTTTATTATAAGCTCTAGACAGTGTAGCTTCACTGTCGCAGTACAAAGAAATAGATGGCATTGGTTGTGGCCACAACATtatatcaaacaacaaatttctcaGTCATTCTGCTTCTTTGCCTGCAGATGCAAGTGCTATAAACTCACTTTCCATTGTTGAATGAGTTATGCacgtttgtttctttgaagcCCAAGAAACCGCTCCTCCAGCAATTGTAAAAATCCAACCAGAAGTGGATTTATTGTCTCTTGTATTGGTTACCCAACTAGCATCTGAATATCCTTCCAGTACTTCAGGATaatcattataaaacaaacccaaattAACGGTCCTTTTAAGATAACCAAGTATCCTACCAATTGCTTTCCAGTGTTCAACACTAGGGTTACTCGTGAATCTTGACATTTTGCAAACTGCAAATGCTATATCAGGCCTCGTACAATGCATAGCATACATCAAGCTACCAATTGCACTAGCATATTCTAGTTGAGCTACTATTCGGCCTGAATTCTCTAGTAATTTAATACTAGAATCATATGGGGTATtagcttctttaaatttcaaataattaaatttaagaagcACTTTCTCTATATAATGAGATTGACACAACGAGTAACCCCCACTATGTTTATTCACTTTAATACCTAAGATAGTATCTACttcaccaagatctttcatcttAAATTGTGAAGTTAAATACTTCTTTGTATCATCTACTCCTTGCATATTTGTTCCAAAGATAAGCAAGTCATCAacatacaagcatataatCACACCAAAATCATTcgtatatttaaaatatacacaTTTATCAGCATGGTTATGCTTAAAACCATGTGATAAAATTACCGAATCAAACTTCTCATGCCATTGTTTTGGTGCTCGCTTTAAGCCATAAAGAGATTTGATTAACTTGCATACCTTTTTCTCATTTCCAGGCAAAACAAATCCCTCAGGTTGTTCCATatagatttcttcatcaagatcACCATTAAGAAAAGCTgttttaacatccatttgatgcACATATAAATTGTTCAATGAAGCAATTGCAAATAGCACTCTTATAGAAGTTAACCTAGCTACCGGAGCATATGTATCGAAATAGTCAATACCATTTCTTTGCTTAAACCCTTTGGCTACTAATCTAGCCTTAAAAGTTTGCAAAGAACCATCATTATTGTACTTtcttctaaatacccatttgctGCTAATTGGTTGAGATCCTGAAGGAAGATCAACCAATACCCATGTTTGATTCGACATTATCGaatccatttcatcatttaccGCCTCTCTCCAAAAAGAAGCGTCTCTAGAAGACATAGCCTCGCTAAATGTCTTTGgatctttttcaatatttaacaaCAATGGTACTTTGTTAAGTACATTCTTTCTATCCCCTTCAACCAAGAAGAGTAGTGCTtgtgatgaaataaaatccggagctaaactcttttctttctttttacgTTGACTCCTCCTTAGTTCGAAAGATGTCGTAGactctttccttttattattgttagtgGAGGTAACAGGAGTATTAACACATGGTTGATCAATAATTGATTCTGATTCAATATTAGAATcatgttgaaatttattctcaataaattcaacatctctagATTCCACAATCACATTAGAATCTAAATCTAACAACATATAAGCCTTGGAATTTTCAGCATATCCTACGAAAACACTTTTTATACCTCTAGCACTCAACTTTGATGACTTAGGgtcatgtattttataaaaggcTAAACAACCCCAGACCCTTAAATACATCAAGTTTGGTTTTCTtcctttccaaatttcataaggaGATATATGTGTTTTCAAAGATGTAATTCTGTTATGAATATGACATGCAGTGAGTAATGCTTCCCCCCACAAATTATTTGGTAGTTTTGCATTAAGGATCATGGAATTTATCATATCCGTGAAGATCCTATTCTTCCTTTCAGCCaaaccattttgttgaggagtaaaTGGAGCTGATCTTTGGTGAATAATTCCAACTTCctcacaataattattaaattcaattgagaaatattcacCACCTCTATCACTACGaaccattttgattttcttatctttttggttctcaacttcagctttgaaaattttaaatttatcaaaagcttCACTTTTTGTTCTAAGTAAATACACATAAGTGTATCTagaacaatcatcaataaaaatgatGAAGTATCTCTTACCTCCTCTTGTTAAAATGTCATTATACTCACAAATATCAGTATGTATCAAATCCAATATTTGAGTATTTCGTTCAGCTTTAGGAAAAGGTTTCTTAGTTATTTTAGCTTGGATGCAGATTTCACACTTATGACCTTTAACATCATTGCAATTAATCAAACCATGCTTAGACATGTATTTCAAAGATCTAAAGTTCAAATGTGCTAATCTAGCATGCCAAACATCACAAGACTCAACAATATAAGCTaagttgatatttttattattaatgctgAGTTTGTACATTCCATCACAAGAATACCCTTTCCCAACAAATAATCTATTCTTTGACACAATACAAGTATTACCCTCAAGCACAATCTTAAGCCCATGCTTACACATACAACTAGCAGAAATAAGATTCTTCCTAACGGAAGGTACATGAAAGACATTATACAATGTGACTTTCTTTCCAGAAGTGAAGTTGATCTCAACTACTCCTTTCCCTGCTACTATGGCTGCATTATTGTTCCCCATGAGAACCATTTGTCCTTCCGTTTCTTCTTTGtatgataagaaaaatttcttatcattACAAACATGAATTGTTGCACCCGAATCGAGCCACCAATCATAGGACTTAGTTTCAGCCATATTGGTTTCAGTAATCATGCCAATTTGCATTTCAGAAACCATAGCACAAATCTCTTCagatttgttttcaataaCATTAGCTTTATGGGAATtcacttcttcctttttcttcttgaatctGCAATCACTTTGGCGATGGCCTTTCTTAccacaaaagaaacaatttccaGAAAACTTTTGTGTGCTGGacttcttgaatttcttgtcattcttgactttaaaattctttgagaaTTTACTAGCTTCAACAACATTAACTTTAGTAGAATCATGCTTATCCTTGGATTCACGAGACCTAGTCTCTTCTTCAATTACCAAGTGTTTTTGCAATTCTTCTAAAGTTATGTTCTCTTTACTATGAAGGAGtttctttctataatcatTCCAACTTTGAGGCAATTTAGCAATAATAGCCCCAACTTGAAATGATTcagaaatttcaacttttaactCTCGAAGCTTAGCAACAATAATTTGTAACTCATGTATTTGATCAAGAATGGATTTTGTGTCTaccataataaattcaaaatatttagatacAAGGAATTTGTCAGTACCTTCTTTCTCcgttttgtatttgtattcaAAAGCATTCCAAATTTCCACCGGAGAAGTCATAGAATTGTAGAGATCATATAATCTGTCAGAAAGCGTATTGAGTATGTGACCCCGGcatatcaattcatcatcttcacgACGTTTCCTTGCAGCCTTAACAACTTCGGTATCATCTTCTCTTGGTTCTGGAAATGGTTCCAATTTCGGATCAAGAACATATGCCACTTTAAGAACAGTAAGgagaaagaacaattttccCTTCCAACGAGTGAAATTAGTTCCATCAAAACGATCGAGATGGACACTAGGATTCAGAAATGATGTCAAACTCTTCTCAACCTCCATTTGCacaaataaaaccttaaagatTGTTGGtgaattataagaatatggaggcaaagaacaaagaatatttcttaggatttgaaacgtgtttgcacactttcctttaaggttttatttgccctctccaatcttggtttgctatagagtattaatggcaaattacccccaagatatatcaaatcctgaatacaatctctagcaaataagattgtatttccagaacatatatgaaacctacaaaatctgatttttttttatcttattgtatgtctttctttttatgaataagatgtttatttgaaagaatacaaccattagaaatggtacttcttcgaaaaaactcttttggtttgaaaatgCATCAATTTACAATTGAAATCTTTTCAATCTTGCTAACCGTTTTCCAATTGACAactttctggaaataaacggttagccgttttctcaataaacggtgagccgtttattCTAGGacataaaacatgctctctggacttaaacggtaagccgttttcactataaacggtgagccgtttattCCAGAACaaaaaacatgctctctggacttaaacggttagtcgttttctcaataaacagCAAACCGTTTTCGTCcagaatatcaaaccaaacaaatttgaaagatgttacaatctctcttacaGATATAAAACCATACGTAGTGCTACAACTTTTGCCTTGGGTGTCATCTGTGCTAATTTGGCCTTGGTCGTGGTCACGGTCACCAGCTTCATGCCAACTTGGCTTACGCTTTAGGTTTGGCAATGATGGCACCTCCATTACACTTAAATCATCATTACGTAGAACTGCTTCATATTTCTTAGTCATTTCTTCCCATGAGCTACTCATTTTCCAGCATGATAATTAATAACGGCTCTCCTTTAGCTGCTAGCTAGCGCTTCCTATAAGCTAAGCTTTCATACTTTCTTAATCTTTTCCTCCTTACTGATTAAAGCCACAATAGCCTGAAATTTTTCACCGACAATAAATTCTCTTAATTTAAACCCTGTCCACTCCCTCTTTACCCCTTCTCCAAGGTCTATTTCCACAGCCTTTGGATTTTTGTCTTCTAATCCAACGGTTCAGATCAGCTAACTGTTAGTAACAGcttcttcaaaattattaattagttaactTACTCAGGGGGGTAAATTTTGGCGGTTtcttttaagattaaaaaaaaaaagcctaaaATTGACATGCAATTTTCCCTCTATAAACTGTAAGTAATAACACTAGGATTACGAAGTTAGGATTAGGACAAAAATTTTGTACTCAAAATGAAGTGTCACTATATAATGGCCGTCATGTggttcataaaaataataacttttattattgttaataaaaataattttataataataattaatgtataaCACATCAATTAAGatgtaaattttgtatttcaaCTTTATAGatctaatataaatttgttcaaAAATAGTACTCACTCCACCATCTAACCTAGGCTTGGCAATTTAGCCCGACTCTAATTTTGGCCCGATTGACCCGACCCTAATATTTAGGATTTTGGTCcgaattttcaattttagggTCAGATTAGGGCCAAGATTTTAAGGCCCGAACAAATTTAGGGTTAGGGTCGGGCTTAATGCCGACCCAACCCGaccctatttaaaaaaaaaaaaaaactaacacaAGTTAACACACGCACACAACACATCCTCACAACATCAcacattgtgtgtttttaatttaattgtattgtatttttatttgtataagacatgagtttttttttattttttacgtTGAgttattgaattgaattgtgtaTAACTAaaatggttgtggaattacattgtgtgtttttaatttaattgcattgtgtttttatttatataagacatgagttttttatgttttatgttggGTTGTTAAATTGAATTGTGTATGGCTAaaatggttgtggaattacattatgtatttttaatttaattgcattgaaaatattttatatatatttttgtatcatggtttttaaaaaataaattatttattaattaaatggtaGATGCTTCATTGACTCATTCGAATTCTTATATATGCAATGAAGAAGTTGATTTTTCAATATTGAATTGTGGGTGGAAAATGGTTTCGGTAGGGTCGGGTCTAGCCCGACCCAATGTTGGCCCGACCCGACCCTAACTATAAATAGGTAGGGCTTTTTTAGAGTCGGGCTTTAATTCTTTGttgatcgggtcgggtcgggtttAACCAAGCCCGAGCCCGACCCGATgttttgtcatccctaatcTAACCTCAATCggactaaatttatttaaattcttcatattgacttttttttttcgaatttattttggtttggGTGTGGTTCGGATGGATGTTAGTGGTTAGATAAGTaacattacaattttttttctttttttataaactcaaTCTACTCTGATTTTCTTGCACTTTCTTACTGATTACCAATTAGGTTCGATGAAAATGTTGTGAACTTTTATATAggtataatatatataataacaaCTAAATTCTCAATTCATATATGCGAACGAAGTTTGAAACTAGTAAATCTTACTTCCCCTCCAGAGATTTTGCTAATAGAATTCGCTGGCACCGCTAATAATATAGTTGCTCGCTCATCAATGCCACTACAAGAATACGAGTTGATATCATTACTCAGGTTTCGCAAAAGCATTCAAAGTGAATGCTACCATTTTTTATGACATGCAActagaaaattaagaaatatttcaAACCTAATAGCAAAACATATGTAAAATGTAATGTGCCTCTGGAATAACTCAATTTGCAAAATAACTTCAACAGACTTCACATAAAACGTATAACACCTATAAGAATCCACCAATACCTTGATAACATTAAACTGTTctgtttttaataaaattatcagttAACTACTTCCTCTTGTTTTGTACACTATTGCACAATAATAAAGAGGTGTTAGCAAGTTCAGCAATCTATAGTCTATACAACTACATTATCACCATTACCCATCCTGTTTTCCATTTAACCCACTATTTGTTTCGATACAGCAGCATCGCCAGTTAAAACACTTAGTGCAGCAGCATTGCCAGTTAAAACACTTAGTGCAGCAGCATTGCCAGTTAAAACAATTAGTGCAGCGGAGGGGTCTCAAACATTTTGGAATGCAGCAGCAGGGTCTCAAACATTTTGGACATTTAGGCCACCGGCAACAGTTCACACAGCTTGGTATCCAACATTTTGGCCATTTAGGTTTCCAGCAACATTTCGTGCAACTAAGTTTTGGACATTCTTGGCATTTGGGTTGGCAGCATTTAATCCTACAGCACCTGTTAGCAGATCCTGTGTTGGTGTTGGACCTTATTGGTAAATGGAGTTCCTGACGAATCTTATTAAGTCGGATTTTAGTGTTCATGTTctccatttcttgaataaacCTGCAAAGGTGGCGGATGTAATCTGGATATAGCTCCAAGTTGCAGTGCCCTCCTCCTTTAATCCACAAAGGCTCATACGGATCTCTTGCCATTTTCCAGAGTTTATTTCCATGCAACCAGTTCACAACATCATCTTCTGTTCCCTGTCAAATTTAGAACCAGCCCCATTTAATCATTGATCATCAAAAGCCAGTTCTAATAAAGATAAATCAACCATCGATAGTTAAAAATGGAGCAATTTATCCATAATGCATGTCAAAATAGTGCAGAAGAACAAATTGATTTATACCGAGCTCTAAAGGCAAACCTCAAAGGATATGTTTCTGATATTTACTAATACAGACTGATGAGAATTTCAGGGAAGTTATTCAAACATTTGTTGGTATTATGCAAGACGACTAAATAACTGCAGATGAGAGACTGGAAGGCTTTACATTATTATATCTTTCGATAAGCTTAATTATGGCATTGCCAGTGCATGTTTGAAAGAGATTAATGTATTGCAACAGGTCGCACATGTGAGTGTGTATGCacacaaaacaaatacattTTCTAGGCTTAGAATTAGAAGAGGGTTGGTGCAACTCATAATCTCACTACCCCAATATTTGCTAGCCACATAAGCCCAAGGCTGCTGCTCCATGAAATTGTAGGTGCTTACCATAATTTGAGCCCAAGTATTGAGACTCTCATTCAACtgtattaatatatattagaaGTTACGATATTCAAACATAGGATGCAATACACGTTCAGGAGATAATTATagattatcttttttaaacaTTCAGTAAAACAGAAATTTAggaattttcaattatattcaaTCCTTTTAGAGATACTTATATATCTCGTTCcccaattattttcttttcatatcaTAATCATCCCTCCTTCCCAGATATGGCGACTTATAGCTCTATATTAGCTAAAACAGAAATTTAGGAATTTTCTGTTATATTCAATCCTTTTAGCGATACTTATATATCTCGTTCcgcaattattttcttttcatatcaTAA contains:
- the LOC127902549 gene encoding uncharacterized protein LOC127902549, with the translated sequence MSSSWEEMTKKYEAVLRNDDLSVMEVPSLPNLKRKPSWHEAGDRDHDQGQISTDDTQGKSCSTTGEAVQKIKAKDARARITNEMRKEIGMAFRNLPPGKKCKYTRVGQGAVAHVKGEKPKFVSRCVSERFAVVVANLTAEQKAAACSLGFGKLIELNCGRLKKKLCDWLVDRVDIARSTLLVHGKDWSLVHRVLGM